AGTGCCGCCCCCGCCGCGGCCGGCTTCGCCTTCTTGAGTTCACGGAGCTCCTTGACGACGGCGGCCAGGCGGTGCGGCAGTTCGCCGACGGGCACCTTGAGGGCGCCGGCGGCCTCGGCGAGCGTGTGCTCGGGAGGACGAGCCGTTGACCGGGCTATCCTTGGCATCTCCCATCCGATGTGATTTCAAGGGCGATCGTTCCCGGGGCTGCCCTGCGGCCGCGCGTTCGCCGAGACCGGGCATTGGCTCTACACCGACGTGCTTACCCGCTCGCGAAGCAGTTCGCCGGCCGCATGCCGGCGCTTCGGATGACCAACACGGCGCAATCCAGACTCAAGTTCTTCGTCCGAGTGCCACCCACGCCCGCGGGCTCGATGCCTATCCCTACAACCAGTTCGACAACTTCGGCGTTCCCCGCTGGGGCTCGAGCCGCTACTACAGCCTCGCGATGCCGCAGCTCTACGGCGAGATCGCCCGTGGTGATTTCTCGGTGCTCGTCGGCCACTTCTATTCGCCGCTCGGCTACGAGACCGTACCGGCGGTCGGCAACTTCTTTTACACGCACTCCAACACGTTCATGTATGGCACACCGAACACGCACACGGGCGTCCTCGTCTACTGGCAGCCCAACGACGGCGTGCGGATCGGGAGCGGCGTGACCAACGGCTGGGACAACTTCTCCGACGGCGTGCCCACAGTAGCCAACCCCGACTATCCCGGCGCGACGAACAATCTTGCCTACCTCGGCAGCCTCACGCTCGCCTCGGAGGGTGGCGGCCAGTTGCTCACGGTGGCGATCTCCACCGGCAACGAATACACGCCGGTGATCGATCCCGCCGGAAATCCGCAGGGCGTGCTCGTGGGCAATCGCTCGATGATCACGGCATATTGGCAGAACGAACTTACCGAGCGGCTGACGTCGGTCACGGAAGGCTCCGCGGCCTGGCAGTTCAACGCCGACACCGGGCTCCAAAACCGCGGCCAGTCCGCCGGGCTCGCCCAGTGGTATGGCATCTCGCAGTACTTCTACCGCGGCCTCACAGACACGCTCTCCGCCGGCCTGCGGCTCGAGTGGTATCGCGATAACAACGGCTTCCGCACCGCCTATCCCGCCCGCAACGGGGCTACGAACACGACACCCGTCGCCACCGGGTTTGCCGGCAACCTGTGGGGGGCGACGGTCGGCTGCAACTGGGCGCCGACGGCCAACTGGATCATCCGTCCAGAGCTGCGCTACGACTGGTACACGCCTTCGGCCTATGGCACCGGCGCCCTCCCCTTCGGCCCCATCACCACGCGCCCCGGCGGCCTCGTGACGGGCGACGCATACGGCCAGTGGTATCTCGGCTGCGATGCGATCTTTCAGTTGTAGCCGGTGCGCGGCGTCGCGAGCGCAACTCGTAGATTGCCTTTTCGGTTTTCTCGACGTTGGCCTTCGCAGCGGCATCAAGTTGTTGAGGGTGCGTCTATTCGCGGGTCTGGCGGGCGTATCTGGACGTCATCCGGGAGGCGGCGTGACGGAGAGTCCCTTGAAGGCCAAAACTGTTAGGCAAAGTGTTAGGCGCAGGCGTTTCGGCGCAAAAATCCCGCGCCAAGCCACACGCGCCGTTCCCGGGGAATTTGCACAATCGCGATACGAGCGCGACTTGACTGCTGGTTCTAGTGGCACTCAAAATCCGTTGCCCGCAATGGCGTGTGGGTTCAAGTCCCACCTCCGGCAGTCGTGGACGCGGGCGACCGCACCACGCCCTCGCGCGAAGTCACCACCGATGGAAAGTCTTCCGTTCTCGCTGCGTGTCGGTGGCGGGCTCGTCGATGTGCACGGCATGGCCCGCAACGAGGGGCCGGACCTCGTCCTCGAGTTCCAGACCGCCGACGGTCTGGTGGGCATTTTGCGGTCCGCCGTGAAAACGATCACGATCCCCGTTGGCGCGCTGGCCGCGATCGAGTACCGGCAGTCGTTGTTCTCGACGAAGGTCGTCGGCCGTGTCCGCCACCTACGGCTGGTGCAAGATCTGCCCGGAAGCCGCCAGGGACAGTTCGAGCTGCTCATCGATCGACGGTACAGGACCAGTGCCAGACGGTTCGTCGCCGACCTGGAAGTCCGCCGCGCCGAGGAGGAATTGCGCCGTGTCGGGCGCGGCGACATCAGTCCGCCATGAGTGGTTCGCCAGCGCCCCGCGTGCACAGCGCGGCCATCGCCTCCAGGGCGATCGTCGCGTTGATGAACGCCACGTGGCCGTCGGCAAACAGCACGTCGACGCCGCCGGGGTGGAACGACGAAGGCTCGTTGTCGTTCCGCGCGTTGACGGCCACCGTGCAGCCGTTTGCCCGGCCACAGCCTTCGCGCGAACCATCGCTGCTCGTACCGTCGAGGCTGAACGCGCCGTCGCTGTCGGCCCAGCCGATTCCCTGGTCGTTGGCCAGATCCCCCCGCAGGCGCCCCTGGCGATAGACGCTCGGCCGCCCCGCCGCTTCGACGATCATGATCGTCCGTGACGTGCCGTCGGTGATCCACGCCTGGCGAGTCGTCGAGTCGCGGTGCATGACGGCGAACCGAGCGCCCGTCGAGTACCTGGCCGGGTCGATGGCCGTCGGGTGCACCCCCTGGATCGCTTCGTAGTCAACGCCTGCCAGCGGCAGCGTGAATGTCAGCGCCGGCCGCGGAGCCTTGGCGATCGCGCGGAGCACCGGCTCCAGCGGGGGCGTGCTCGGGCAGACGTAGATCGGGACCGGAATCGAGGCGACTGCGAGGTTCGTCCCCTGCCACCAGTGCTGCCGGGTGTCGTAGAGCGACCGCACGTCGACCTGCTCGAGATAGGGCAGGATTGCCGTCCGCCAGCCCAGCGCCGTACCGTCGGGATTTCCGGGACCCGGGCGCGTCCACCCCGATGCCGGAAACACGCGCCACGCCGCCTCGAAGCCGAGGACGCCGAGCCCGATCTGGCGCTGGTGCGACCGGCATTGCACGCGGCGGGACGCCTCGCGGGCCGCCGACACGGCCGGCAGCAGCATCCCGGCGAGCATACCGACGATCGCGACGACGACGAGCACCTCCACGAGCGTGAAGCCCGCGGGCGCAGCGTCGTGCGCCAGACCGGGCCGGGAAGACCGCGAAACCGGTTCGTCAGACCCGGACCACCCATACGCGGCTGGCCCCCCGCGACGGTGGAACCGGCACAACGCCGGCCGGGGGAGGAAGAGCATCGGCACGGAATGACCCCCTCGTTTGAAACGCGGCAGTAGCGAGGATAGACATCGCTGGAGGGAACCGATTGTGGTTGGCGATTCCCGACCCGCAAACCGGCACCAGGAGGGGGACCCGCCCCGACGCATGACCGCGCACCGACTTCTCCTGAATGATCGCACCTGGGTCCTGGCCGCTCTCCTGGCAGGCGTGTCCCTCGTGTTGCCCACGGTGGCAGCATCGCGTGGCCAGGAAGCGTTTCCCACGGCCCCCGACGTACCGGCCGTTGCACGGCCTGAAGCCGACACGCCTCCCACCGCTCCCGTGCCGCCAGACAAGCCCGTTGATCTGCCGGCGGCGAAGCCCGCAGAGCCTGCCGCAGACAAGCCTGCGGAGGCTCCTGCGGAGAAGCCCGTCGCGGCGCCGGCCGACGCGCCGACTGTCGCAACGCAGCCTCCTGCTGCCACGCCCGGATCACCCGACCCCGGACCGCGACTCGACGCGATCGAGAAGCAGCTCGGCGAGATCACGAAGCTCCTCCAGGGGCTGCGGCCTGCCGCCCCCTCCGTGGGCGAAGGCAAGCCGACCGCCGAACCGGCGACGCCCGCGGCCGAACCGGCCAAGCCGGCCGGATGGTCGGGCGTGATCTCGCCCGAGTGGTTGGCCGGCATCCGGTGGCGGAGCATCGGTCCGGCGAACATGAGCGGCCGGATCGTCGATCTCGCCGTCAACGAGGCCGATCCAAACACGTTCTGGGCGGCGACGGCTTCGGGCGGCCTGATCAAGACGACCAACGCCGGGGTGTCGTTCAGTCATCAATTCGACCGCGAGGCGACCGTCTCGATCGGCGCCGTCGCGGTCGCACGGGGCAACCCCGACATCGTCTGGGTCGGCACCGGCGAGAACAACCCGCGCAATTCGGTCAGCTACGGCGACGGCGTCTACAAATCGACCGACGGCGGCAAGACCTGGAAGAACATGGGCCTGAAGGGGACGTACCAGATCGGCGAGATCGTCATCCATCCCACGAACCCCGACACCGTCTACGTCGGCGCCCTCGGCCGCCTCTACGGCGACAACGGCGAGCGCGGCGTCTTCAAGACCACCGACGGCGGCGCGACCTGGGAGCGCTGCTTCTTCGTCGACGAGCGCACCGGCGTGATCGACATGCAGATGCACCCGACCGATCCCGAGACGCTGATCGTGGCGGCCTGGGAGCGCCTCCGCGACGGGTTCGACAGCTGGCCGGGGAGCGACGTGCCGCTCCGCGAGGGCTACGGCGGCTACGACCCGATCCGCAAGTGGGGCCCCGGCAGCGGTCTCCACAAGACCACCGACGGCGGCAAGACGTGGCGCAAGCTCACCAAGGGGCTGCCGACGAGCGCCCTGGGAAGGATCGGCATCGACTGGTACCGCAAGGATCCCAACGTCGTGTTCGCCGTCGTCGATTGCGAGGCGATCGGCAAGGGACCGGCGCCGTTGCCGGTGGCATGGGGCGCGGTCGGCGAGAACCGCGACGGCAAGGCGCTGGTCACGCAGGTCTATCCGAAGAGCCCCGCGGCCCGCGCCGGGCTGCTGCCGGGCGACGTCGTCGAAGCGCTCGGCGACACGCCGGTCACCGACTTCGACCAGATTCTCGACGTGCTGCGGACGAAGAAGCCGGGGGACACGTTCGCCGCCTCGATCGCGCGCGGGGCCGAAAAACGGTCGTTCGAATTCACCCTCGCGCCTCGTCCCGGGTCCGGGGGGCGGAGCAACGTCTGGCTGGGGGCGGGCGGCGAGGAGGGGGACGAGGGGCTGAAGGTCGGCCAGATCGCCCCCGACAGCCCCGCCGCGAAGGCCGGGCTCCAGGCCGACGACCTGATCGTCGAGTTCGACGGAACCAAAGCCGAGTCGTGGGAGGAAGTCGCCGAAGCGGTGGGCGGTCGCAACGCCGGCGAGAGGGTCAAGGTGAAGCTCGTCCGCGCCGGTGAAACCCGGCAGATCGACGTCGTCCTCGCCGAGAGGAGCGGCGGGCGCGGACGCGAGACGCCCCAGGAATCGCGCACCTACGTCGGCATCACCGGGCAGAACGCCGCCGGCGGCGGGGCGAAGATCACCGCGGTCACCGAAAACGGACCGGCCGCCAAGGCCGGCGTCCTCAAGGACGACGTCGTCAGGAAGGTCCAGGGCAAGCCGGCCGCCGACTACCGCGCCATGATCGCCGCGCTCCGCGAGTTGAAGGCCGGCGACACGGTGCGCTTGGAGATCGCCCGTGCCACCGAAGTCAAGGAGATCGACGTCGTCGTCGAAAACCGTCCCGAGCCGCCGCGCCCCTACACCGCCTCGCTCGGCGGCCAGGCGGCCAACGTCCAGGACCAGCAGGGGGCCAAGGGATTCGAGTACGGCGGGATCTACAAATCGACCGACGGTGGCGAGAGCTGGTCGCGGATCAACAGCGTCCACTCGCGCCCGATGTACTTCAGCGTGATCCGCGTCGATCCCTCCGACGACAAGCGGCTGTACCTGCTCGGCGTCGCGCAGTACGCGTCGAGCGACGGCGGGCTGTCGTTCCAGCCGCGCCTCGGCCGCGGCGTCCACGCCGACGGCCACGCCCTGTGGATCGACCCCCGCGACGGCCGCCACATGGTCATCGGGGTCGACGGCGGCGTGTACGTCACGTTCGACCGCGGCGCCCGCTGGGATCACCTCAACACGCTGGCGCTCGGCCAGTTTTATCACGTCGCCATCGCCCCCACGCATCCCTACGCGGTCTACGGCGGCCTCCAGGACAACGGCACCTGGGGGGGCCCGGCCTTGTCGCTGGCGGGCAGTGGTCTGGTCAACGAAGACTGGCTCTCGGTCGGCGGGGGCGACGGCTTCCGCTGCCAGGTCGATCCGACCGACCCGGAGCTCGTCTACTGGACGAGCCAGGACGGCAACATGGGCCGCCGCCACATGAAGACCGGCGAGCGGGCCTCGATCCGCGCCCAGGCGCCCGAGGGGGAGCCGGCCTACCGCTTCAATTGGAACACGCCGTTCATCCTCTCCGCGGCCAATTCGCGGATCTTCTACGCCGCCGGCAACTACGTCTTCCGTTCGCTCGACCGCGGCGCGCGGCTCGAGAAGATCTCGCCGGAGATCACGCTCACCAAGCGCGGATCGGCGACGGCGCTGGCCGAATCGCCGCGCGACCCGGGCGTCCTCTACGTCGGCACCGACGACGGCGCCCTGTGGGCGACGCGCGACGGCGGCCGCGAATGGACCGAGATCGGCCGCAACCTCGACCTGCCGGCGCCGCGCTGGGTGGCGACGATCGAGGCCTCGCGGTTCGCCGACGGCCGCGTCTACGTCTGCCTCGACGGCCACCGCTCCGACGACGACGACCCCTACGTGATGGTGTCGGAGGACTACGGCAAGAGCTGGAAGTCGCTCCGCGGAAACCTCCCCCGGGGATCGACGCGCTGCCTCCGCGAGAGCCCGTTCAACGAGAAGGTGCTCCTGGTCGGGACCGAGTTCGCCCTGTTCGCCTCCGCCGACCGCGGCGGCCACTGGAACACGCTCAACACCAACCTGCCGACGGTCGCGGTGCACGAGGTGGCGTTCCATCCCACCAACGGCGACGTCGTCGTGGCGACGCATGGCCGCAGCCTGTGGATCGCCGACATCGGGCCGCTCCACCAATTCGCCGCCGGTCACCTCTCCGAGTCGCCGGTGCTCTACAAACCGGCGACGGCGATCCGCTGGCAGCGCACGCCATCGCGCGGCACGACAAACCGGCGCTTCGTCGGCGAGAATCCCCCCGCCGGCGCGAGCCTGTTCTACGCGCTGCCGGCCAAGGCCCAGGAGGTGAACCTCGAGATCAAGGACGCCGGCGGCGCCACGCTCCGCGAGCTGCGCGGCAGTCCCGACGCCGGCCTCCACCGGGTGACGTGGGATCTGTTCATCGCGCCGCCCGGCCGGGGAGGCGAGCGCG
This Planctomycetota bacterium DNA region includes the following protein-coding sequences:
- a CDS encoding DUF1559 domain-containing protein; this translates as MRRGGSPSWCRFAGRESPTTIGSLQRCLSSLLPRFKRGGHSVPMLFLPRPALCRFHRRGGPAAYGWSGSDEPVSRSSRPGLAHDAAPAGFTLVEVLVVVAIVGMLAGMLLPAVSAAREASRRVQCRSHQRQIGLGVLGFEAAWRVFPASGWTRPGPGNPDGTALGWRTAILPYLEQVDVRSLYDTRQHWWQGTNLAVASIPVPIYVCPSTPPLEPVLRAIAKAPRPALTFTLPLAGVDYEAIQGVHPTAIDPARYSTGARFAVMHRDSTTRQAWITDGTSRTIMIVEAAGRPSVYRQGRLRGDLANDQGIGWADSDGAFSLDGTSSDGSREGCGRANGCTVAVNARNDNEPSSFHPGGVDVLFADGHVAFINATIALEAMAALCTRGAGEPLMAD
- a CDS encoding PDZ domain-containing protein, translated to MAASRGQEAFPTAPDVPAVARPEADTPPTAPVPPDKPVDLPAAKPAEPAADKPAEAPAEKPVAAPADAPTVATQPPAATPGSPDPGPRLDAIEKQLGEITKLLQGLRPAAPSVGEGKPTAEPATPAAEPAKPAGWSGVISPEWLAGIRWRSIGPANMSGRIVDLAVNEADPNTFWAATASGGLIKTTNAGVSFSHQFDREATVSIGAVAVARGNPDIVWVGTGENNPRNSVSYGDGVYKSTDGGKTWKNMGLKGTYQIGEIVIHPTNPDTVYVGALGRLYGDNGERGVFKTTDGGATWERCFFVDERTGVIDMQMHPTDPETLIVAAWERLRDGFDSWPGSDVPLREGYGGYDPIRKWGPGSGLHKTTDGGKTWRKLTKGLPTSALGRIGIDWYRKDPNVVFAVVDCEAIGKGPAPLPVAWGAVGENRDGKALVTQVYPKSPAARAGLLPGDVVEALGDTPVTDFDQILDVLRTKKPGDTFAASIARGAEKRSFEFTLAPRPGSGGRSNVWLGAGGEEGDEGLKVGQIAPDSPAAKAGLQADDLIVEFDGTKAESWEEVAEAVGGRNAGERVKVKLVRAGETRQIDVVLAERSGGRGRETPQESRTYVGITGQNAAGGGAKITAVTENGPAAKAGVLKDDVVRKVQGKPAADYRAMIAALRELKAGDTVRLEIARATEVKEIDVVVENRPEPPRPYTASLGGQAANVQDQQGAKGFEYGGIYKSTDGGESWSRINSVHSRPMYFSVIRVDPSDDKRLYLLGVAQYASSDGGLSFQPRLGRGVHADGHALWIDPRDGRHMVIGVDGGVYVTFDRGARWDHLNTLALGQFYHVAIAPTHPYAVYGGLQDNGTWGGPALSLAGSGLVNEDWLSVGGGDGFRCQVDPTDPELVYWTSQDGNMGRRHMKTGERASIRAQAPEGEPAYRFNWNTPFILSAANSRIFYAAGNYVFRSLDRGARLEKISPEITLTKRGSATALAESPRDPGVLYVGTDDGALWATRDGGREWTEIGRNLDLPAPRWVATIEASRFADGRVYVCLDGHRSDDDDPYVMVSEDYGKSWKSLRGNLPRGSTRCLRESPFNEKVLLVGTEFALFASADRGGHWNTLNTNLPTVAVHEVAFHPTNGDVVVATHGRSLWIADIGPLHQFAAGHLSESPVLYKPATAIRWQRTPSRGTTNRRFVGENPPAGASLFYALPAKAQEVNLEIKDAGGATLRELRGSPDAGLHRVTWDLFIAPPGRGGERGTGDRPAAERGPGGRGGRGERPGEPGPAGQPPTRPDPATRSETTGASPAAEAPASSAGESGAAEPEAAGEAAGREGGERRPRGGRGPGDGGSGRVRVAPSGTYRVVLTVDGKEYAHELRLVSDPNLPIVTDLAGAEEAYDVWTGDDEPADSEEEEEQEEEEERARAAAALGGADG